A single Thermosynechococcus vestitus BP-1 DNA region contains:
- the psb35 gene encoding photosystem II assembly protein Psb35 yields MGSLAIGFTVGAGNFLPFYGVLLLGLIAAVSIGLIAWYNSKRPPGWENADRPSFIPNLNLEEPASAPNPDETTDS; encoded by the coding sequence ATGGGGTCATTGGCAATTGGCTTTACCGTCGGTGCAGGTAACTTCCTCCCCTTTTATGGGGTGTTGCTGCTGGGTTTAATTGCTGCCGTGAGCATTGGCCTCATTGCATGGTACAACTCCAAGCGTCCCCCCGGTTGGGAAAATGCCGATCGCCCCAGTTTTATTCCTAACTTGAATCTCGAAGAGCCTGCATCCGCCCCTAACCCTGATGAGACCACAGATTCGTGA
- a CDS encoding TIGR03279 family radical SAM protein: MSDRALRPALVAAVKPGSIAAELGFEPGDALVAINGDRPRDLIDYRFLCADEYLTLEVLGKDGQTYILEIEKEIDEDLGLEFTTALFDGLMQCNNRCPFCFIDQQPPGKRESLYIKDDDYRLSFLYGSYITLTNLLPSEWQRIARLRLSPLYISVHATVPSIRQRLLKNPRAGEILQQIRWFQEQRLQLHAQVVVCPGINDGECLEQTLRDLAQFYDPDWPTVLSVAVVPVGLTRFRPAEDELTPVTPDHAQAVIQRVQALQQQFERQWQTPFAWLADEWFLMAGWPLPPAAHYQDYPQLSNGVGTIRLFLEEFDLHAPQLPQRLPQPRHLSWVVGNTVEQAFEPLVARLNQIENLRLDLYALASDYWGQRLSVTGLLTGHDLIYHLQGKPLGDRLLLPSLMLKHDAAVFLDDVPLATVEEALGVPIQVVSGGAAGIIAACTCP; this comes from the coding sequence ATGAGCGATCGCGCCCTTCGACCGGCCCTTGTCGCTGCTGTGAAGCCTGGCTCCATTGCTGCGGAGTTGGGATTTGAACCCGGTGATGCTTTGGTGGCCATTAATGGCGATCGCCCCCGCGATCTAATTGACTACCGCTTTTTGTGTGCCGATGAATACCTCACTCTTGAAGTACTGGGCAAGGACGGCCAAACCTACATTCTCGAAATCGAAAAAGAGATTGACGAAGATTTAGGCCTAGAATTTACCACTGCCCTCTTTGATGGCCTAATGCAGTGTAACAATCGCTGCCCCTTTTGTTTTATTGATCAACAACCGCCTGGCAAACGGGAAAGCCTGTATATTAAGGACGACGACTACCGCCTAAGTTTTCTCTATGGCAGTTATATTACCCTCACCAACCTCCTCCCCTCAGAGTGGCAGCGCATTGCCCGCTTGCGCCTTTCCCCCCTTTACATTTCTGTCCATGCTACAGTGCCCAGCATCCGCCAACGCCTACTGAAAAATCCCCGCGCCGGAGAGATTCTGCAACAGATTCGCTGGTTTCAGGAACAGCGGCTGCAACTCCATGCTCAAGTTGTTGTTTGTCCGGGCATTAATGATGGCGAGTGCCTAGAGCAAACACTGCGAGATTTAGCCCAGTTCTATGATCCTGATTGGCCCACAGTCCTCTCAGTGGCGGTCGTGCCCGTGGGTCTGACCCGCTTTCGTCCTGCTGAGGATGAACTCACCCCCGTCACCCCCGATCATGCCCAAGCGGTGATTCAACGGGTACAGGCTTTGCAGCAGCAATTTGAACGGCAGTGGCAAACCCCCTTTGCTTGGCTGGCGGATGAATGGTTCTTGATGGCTGGGTGGCCGTTACCGCCAGCGGCCCACTATCAGGACTATCCACAACTAAGCAATGGAGTGGGCACAATTCGCCTGTTCCTAGAAGAGTTTGACCTTCACGCCCCACAGCTCCCTCAACGCCTACCACAGCCGCGGCATCTCAGTTGGGTGGTCGGCAATACGGTGGAACAGGCTTTTGAACCGTTAGTGGCACGCCTAAATCAGATTGAGAACTTGCGCCTTGATCTTTATGCCTTGGCCAGTGACTATTGGGGACAGCGGCTGTCAGTGACAGGGCTACTGACCGGCCATGATTTGATTTATCACCTGCAGGGCAAGCCCCTCGGCGATCGCCTGCTCCTGCCCAGTCTCATGCTCAAGCACGATGCAGCCGTTTTTCTCGATGATGTGCCTTTAGCCACTGTCGAGGAGGCTCTCGGGGTACCCATTCAAGTGGTCTCTGGCGGTGCAGCAGGAATTATTGCCGCTTGTACCTGTCCTTAA